GATGTACAGCAGGAACAGCTGCATCAGGGTGCCGAGGCCGAACCAGGCTCGGCGCACGGTGCCGCATGCGGCCGGAGCGACCCTGACGTAGTCGGTCGGTGTGGGCTCCGCCGGAGATCCGTGCCAGTGCTCGGCGTCCGGGACCGCCTGGCCGCGGTGCAGGGCGGACGCGTGGCCGAGCTGGGCACCGTGACCCATCGAGGTGTCGATGTCCAGGACGGTCTTCTCACCGACGTAGACGTCGCGGCCGAGCGTGATCCGGCCGGTCTGGATGTGTCCGGCATGGGCCCGGTAGCCGAGGAAGAACGAGTCCTTGCGGATCACCGTGCCCGCGCCGATCGTCAGCAGGTCGGTGCAGACCGGGACGGAGGGGGAGAGGATCGTGACGCCCTTGCCGATCCGCGCGCCGAGGGCCCGCAGGTACAGCACGTACAGCGGGGTGCCGGTGAGGAAGACCATCGGGTTGGCGTGGAGCAGCGCCTTGACGAGCCAGAAGCGCAGATACGTCAGGCTCCAGACGGGGAACTCAGCCGGTCGCCAACGGCCGATGAGAAGCCATTTCGCGACGACCGGGAACGCGCACAGCGCGACGAACCCGAGGCCTCCGAACAGCAGCGACCGCAGGTAGACGTCGGCCAGGCCCGAACCGGTGGCGATCCACTCGTACCCCTCGGCGGTGACGAATCCGGAGACAAGGGAGTAGCCGAGGAAGAACAGCGACTGGAACGTTCCGCAGAGAATGTGGTTCCGCCGGGTCCGGCGCGGCTTCGAAGCCGGCGACGGCATGGGCGCCGGTGCCGGCGAAGCTACCGCCGGATCGACGGGAGCGGGAGCGGCCTCCCCGAGGGCCGCCGCCAGGCTTTGGATCGTGGGGTACCGGTAGATGTCCTTCATGGACGGGGACGGCAGATCCGCTGTTTTCCTTATTCGCGCACAGAACTGGGCCATGACCAGGGAGTTGGCACCGAGGTCGGTGAAGAAGTGGCGATCGGCCTCAACGCGGTCGACGCCCAGGACGTCGGCCAGGGTCTGCGCGAGCTTCCGCTCGGTCTCCGCCCCGCTGGGGCCGGTGCCGCTCAGGGCGACGGCAGGTTCGCCCGGCTCCGAAACGACCTCGGGGGACTGCTCCACCATGCGATCTCCTGGAGAACGGGGATGTTCCTGATCACGACCGACTGATTCAGTTTGTCCTGATAGACGGAGATTTGCCACTTACCTCACAGATTCAACCCTACGGGGAGAACGGCCGGTTGGACCCTCTTTCCCTGGCTCCACGCGAGGTCAGGGAGATCGCGAGTCACCCGCTTGGCGGTCCCTCAGATGCCCGCAAGGGTCCGGTGAGCCCTGCGACCGGACCTGAACCAGAGTTAGTGGAATATTGAACAAATGCGTTTCGTTGTGAGTCTCGAAGGAGGTCACGAGTGGAGACGCAAGTGGAGAGCACGTACTACGACCACGGCACACAGGCCGAGCGCTGGGAGCGCGCGCAGCAGTTCTTCGATGCCGAGGACTACGCGGGCGCCGCGCGGGTGCTGACCGGGTTGGTCGAGGAGGTGCCGGAGCAGACCGGGCCCCGGCTGCTGCTGGCCCGCGCCTACTACCACTCGGCCCAACTGCGCCGCGCCGAAGCCGAGTTGCGGATCATCGTCGAGCGTGACCCGGTGGAGCACTACGCCCGGCTCATGCTGGGCCGTACGCTCCAGCGGCAGGCCCGGCCGGCGGAGGCGGAGCGGCACCTGCGGATCGCCTCGGCACTCGCGGGCGACTTCCCGCAGGAGTGAGATGCGGGGCGAGGGCCCGGTTCCCGGCGGGGGCCGGGCCCTCGGCATGGCTCAGCCGGACGGCA
Above is a genomic segment from Streptomyces fodineus containing:
- a CDS encoding tetratricopeptide repeat protein, whose product is MESTYYDHGTQAERWERAQQFFDAEDYAGAARVLTGLVEEVPEQTGPRLLLARAYYHSAQLRRAEAELRIIVERDPVEHYARLMLGRTLQRQARPAEAERHLRIASALAGDFPQE